The Moorena producens PAL-8-15-08-1 genomic interval AGAGTTAAGCATTCGTTTAATCTGAGTTAAGTCTGCTGACCGCTGACCACTGACCGCTGACCGCTGACCGCTGACCACTGACCACTGAAGGCTTTCCACTTAAAGCCACCTGAGCTCGCTGGAAATCTTCCTCTCGACCAACATCAAGCCAAGCCTCATGGATTGGATAAACAATAGTCCGGTGGCAGTGCTCCTGCAGGCGGCTAAACAAGACAGGCATGTCGCAGTGTTCACCAGGGTTCAGTTCATCTAGAGCGGAAGGATTCAGAATGTAGATACCAGCATTAACATGAGTGCGAACCACAGGTTTTTCGTCAAAGCCAACGATGTCAACTCCTTTAGTATTGACAACGCCAAAGGGATTTTGCCATTCATGCAAACGAACGGCCATGGTCGCAGTTGCCCTGTGTTGGATATGAAAATCAACCATCTCCCCGTAGCGAATGTCAGTTAGCACATCGCCGTTGGTTACAATAAAAGGCACCTCAGGGCGGTTCTGTAATAAGCTAATCGCACCAGCTGTTCCTAAAGGAGAGTCTTCTCGCAGATAATCAATCTGAACCTGCCAACGACTACCGTCACTGAAATACTCCTCGATCATCTCTCCCAAATAATGGATAGAAATCACAAAATGTTGAAAGCCTTCAGAACTAGCTCGCTCAATAATGTGTTCCAGCATTGGTTTGCCCGCCACTGGCAACAAGGGTTTTGGACAGTTTTCGGTGAGGGGACGCAGGCGGGTTCCTTTTCCCCCTGCCATAATCACCATAGTATTAGGTCGCTGGGTTAGGTTAACTAATTCATCGAGCAAATATAAGCCAACAACACGGCGAGATTCATCCACTACTGGCAACTGCTGAATCCCATTGGCTTGCATAATTTGCAACATCGTCTCTTGTCTCAGCCCCGGTGGTGCCACAATCGGATTACGGTTAACCACAGCATCTACCGAGCTTTGAAGATCAAGTCCTCGTAGGAGGCCTCGACGAATGTCACCGTCTGTAACAGTACCAACCAGAGCACCCTCAGCTGTGATCAGAAGTGCGATTTGCAAGGTGGACTGATCAAGATTGCGGATGGCTTGCTCAAGGGTGCTTCCCATCGGGAGTAGGGCT includes:
- a CDS encoding nucleotidyltransferase family protein → MSQCNLTEAMTYHTHSADNRWQQALLPMGSTLEQAIRNLDQSTLQIALLITAEGALVGTVTDGDIRRGLLRGLDLQSSVDAVVNRNPIVAPPGLRQETMLQIMQANGIQQLPVVDESRRVVGLYLLDELVNLTQRPNTMVIMAGGKGTRLRPLTENCPKPLLPVAGKPMLEHIIERASSEGFQHFVISIHYLGEMIEEYFSDGSRWQVQIDYLREDSPLGTAGAISLLQNRPEVPFIVTNGDVLTDIRYGEMVDFHIQHRATATMAVRLHEWQNPFGVVNTKGVDIVGFDEKPVVRTHVNAGIYILNPSALDELNPGEHCDMPVLFSRLQEHCHRTIVYPIHEAWLDVGREEDFQRAQVALSGKPSVVSGQRSAVSGQWSAVSRLNSD